One Elusimicrobiota bacterium genomic region harbors:
- a CDS encoding helix-turn-helix domain-containing protein, with translation MEDKYITIPKLAQIMGISRIAVYKKVKKGEIKAIKIGRNYAINRKLIDNIFGKELNSQDKIEIDTAVRKTVKEYGEVLKLLGRE, from the coding sequence ATGGAAGATAAATATATTACTATACCAAAACTTGCCCAGATTATGGGCATTTCGCGTATTGCGGTTTATAAAAAAGTTAAAAAAGGAGAAATTAAAGCAATAAAAATTGGTAGGAATTACGCTATAAATAGAAAGTTAATTGATAATATCTTTGGTAAAGAATTAAATTCACAGGACAAAATAGAAATTGATACTGCCGTCCGGAAAACAGTAAAGGAATATGGGGAAGTGCTTAAACTCCTGGGTAGAGAATAA
- a CDS encoding type II toxin-antitoxin system death-on-curing family toxin, which translates to MKQITIKEVEYLSFRLAKEIMSFNEPIPSFSTRFPNKLESCIATPFQSFSGKSLYPSLIEKASILFYLMVKNHPFQNGNKRIAMTTMFVFFHKNMKWLEVNTQELYNFTIWIAQSPSKLKDETIKAIEKFLKTYIVNL; encoded by the coding sequence ATGAAACAAATCACAATAAAAGAAGTGGAATATCTTTCGTTCCGGTTGGCGAAAGAAATAATGTCTTTTAATGAGCCGATACCCAGTTTCTCCACTCGTTTTCCAAATAAATTAGAAAGTTGCATTGCGACACCGTTTCAAAGTTTTTCCGGCAAATCTCTTTATCCTTCTCTTATTGAAAAAGCAAGCATACTTTTTTATCTTATGGTTAAGAATCACCCGTTCCAAAATGGTAATAAAAGAATTGCAATGACAACAATGTTTGTGTTTTTTCATAAAAACATGAAATGGTTGGAAGTAAATACTCAGGAACTTTATAATTTTACCATCTGGATTGCCCAAAGCCCGTCAAAACTTAAAGATGAAACTATAAAAGCAATTGAAAAATTTTTAAAAACGTATATAGTAAATCTGTAG
- a CDS encoding response regulator produces MAVKILIVDDVEETRKLLREVLEIAGYEVLEAKNGVEALQKVEEHLPNLILTDLMMPQMDGFTLNSKLKQNEKTKNIPVVVSTSHKDIHRVFNASDKTAIAGFIEKPYKVDEIWSIIEKLLKK; encoded by the coding sequence ATGGCTGTTAAAATTTTAATTGTTGATGATGTTGAGGAAACAAGAAAACTTCTAAGAGAAGTTTTAGAAATAGCCGGTTATGAAGTGCTTGAAGCTAAAAACGGAGTTGAAGCTTTACAGAAAGTAGAAGAACATCTTCCAAACCTGATTTTAACGGATTTAATGATGCCTCAAATGGACGGATTTACTTTAAATTCCAAATTGAAACAAAACGAAAAAACAAAAAATATACCCGTAGTAGTAAGTACGTCCCACAAAGACATTCACAGGGTTTTTAATGCATCCGATAAAACTGCTATAGCCGGATTCATAGAGAAGCCGTATAAAGTGGACGAAATATGGTCAATAATAGAAAAACTGCTCAAAAAATAA